A window from Drosophila willistoni isolate 14030-0811.24 chromosome XR unlocalized genomic scaffold, UCI_dwil_1.1 Seg143, whole genome shotgun sequence encodes these proteins:
- the LOC6645616 gene encoding sideroflexin-2 → MSQSQELTPIDVDKPLFDLGTFTGRFKYYAWMTDPRTVLLPSERLLQAKEMMEKYRQGGDAAQRKESTEEVHYNMKLYSSAFHPDTGELQNFCGRMSFQVPGGMLITGGMLAFYRTVPAVVLWQFINQSFNAVVNYTNRNANSPTSVTQLGVAYVSATTSALIAAIGCKNYWSKKATPLFQRFVPFAAVAAANCVNIPLMRQNEILSGIEVKNADGEVIGQSRLAAIKGISEVVISRIAMAAPGMLVLPLIMEKLEKFPVYKKIKWANAPFQTLMVGCFLCFMVPTACAFFPQQCSLDTATMRTFEPELYEDMKKRTQGVIPKRVYFNKGL, encoded by the exons ATGTCCCAATCCCAGGAACTAA CTCCCATCGATGTGGACAAGCCGCTTTTTGATCTTGGCACTTTTACGGGCCGCTTCAAGTACTATGCCTGGATGACCGATCCTCGGACCGTCCTCTTGCCCAGCGAACGTTTACTCCAGGCCAAGGAGATGATGGAGAAATACCGACAAGGCGGAGACGCAGCTCAGAGAAAAGAATCTACAGAGGAAGTCCATTACAATATGAAGTTATATAGCTCGGCATTCCATCCGGATACGGGTGAATTGCAAAACTTTTGTGGTCGCATGAGTTTTCAG gtaCCTGGTGGCATGTTAATCACTGGAGGAATGTTGGCCTTTTATCGCACTGTGCCCGCTGTGGTTCTATGGCAGTTTATCAATCAATCATTCAATGCTGTTGTCAATTATACCAATCGTAATGCCAATTCACCGACTAGTGTTACACAATTGGGCGTGGCATATGTATCGGCGACAACATCAGCGTTAATTGCAGCCATCGGTTGCAAGAACTATTGGTCAAAGAAGGCGACACCGCTATTCCAGAGATTTGTACCCTTTGCCGCAGTGGCAGCAGCAAATTGTGTCAACATTCCACTGATGCGTCAAAACGAGATACTCAGTGGCATTGAGGTGAAGAATGCCGATGGCGAGGTGATCGGTCAGAGTCGTTTGGCTGCCATTAAGGGCATCAGCGAGGTGGTTATCTCTCGCATAGCCATGGCAGCACCTGGCATGTTGGTGTTGCCATTGATCATGGAGAAATTGGAGAAATTCCCAGTGtataagaaaatcaaatggGCAAATGCACCATTCCAGACTCTAATGGTTGGCTGCTT CCTCTGCTTCATGGTGCCAACAGCCTGTGCGTTTTTCCCCCAGCAATGCTCTTTGGATACTGCCACAATGCGTACATTTGAGCCGGAACTGTATGAGGATATGAAAAAGCGAACTCAGGGCGTAATACCCAAACGTGTATACTTCAACAAGGGCCTGTAA